A region of Chitinophaga horti DNA encodes the following proteins:
- a CDS encoding family 43 glycosylhydrolase yields MRTNCSYVLGMLGLALFSACEKVCDLPGYRKHPVIVENTFTNPLIPRGADPWVTQKNGKYYFTYTHGGKLVLFETNTLSELALAPQHDAWTPEPNMPYSKNLWAPELHEINNKWYMYFAADNGSNANHRMYVVENSSSDPMQGEWVMKGKVADSTDQWAIDGTILQHQGQMYMLWSGGLAGAAPQHIYIAKMSNPWTISGPRVAISSPSYNWEMNGSAINEGPQVLINPSGQVLIVYSGSGYWVDTYCLGLLTLKVNGDPMNPADWTKTQQPVFSMNAESGAYGTGHNGFFKSPDGKEDWIIYHARSGPGGGSRNARIQKFTWNADGSPNFGIPAKIGFPVQKPSGEPIREVYRTDNWTIAGYSSEELVNDRLSIRLIDNNPSTFWVSRYSTAPTTYPDHWVTVDMQDTIPVDGFVFVQKSGDRKVKDLEILVGNDNQTWESVGTMQLLDLSPNRQYYKLPARKQFRYFKLVPVNGHDTQAQPGLAEAGAFIMAE; encoded by the coding sequence ATGAGAACAAACTGCTCTTATGTCCTTGGCATGCTAGGCCTGGCCCTGTTTTCCGCTTGTGAAAAAGTCTGTGACCTCCCGGGGTACCGCAAGCACCCGGTCATCGTTGAGAACACCTTTACCAATCCGCTCATCCCCCGCGGCGCCGATCCCTGGGTAACCCAGAAGAACGGCAAGTATTACTTTACGTATACCCATGGAGGTAAGCTGGTACTGTTTGAGACCAACACCTTATCCGAACTGGCCCTGGCCCCACAACACGACGCGTGGACGCCCGAGCCCAACATGCCTTACTCGAAAAACCTATGGGCACCCGAGCTGCATGAGATCAACAACAAATGGTACATGTACTTCGCAGCCGACAATGGCAGTAATGCCAATCACCGCATGTACGTGGTCGAAAACAGCTCGTCCGACCCGATGCAGGGTGAATGGGTCATGAAAGGCAAAGTAGCCGATTCGACCGACCAGTGGGCCATTGACGGCACCATTCTGCAACACCAGGGACAGATGTACATGTTATGGTCAGGCGGCCTTGCAGGCGCTGCACCACAACATATTTACATTGCGAAGATGAGCAACCCGTGGACCATCTCCGGCCCGAGAGTCGCAATTTCCAGTCCGTCTTACAACTGGGAAATGAACGGCAGCGCGATCAATGAAGGTCCGCAGGTGCTGATCAATCCCTCCGGCCAGGTACTGATCGTGTACTCTGGCAGTGGTTATTGGGTGGATACGTATTGCCTGGGACTACTCACCCTTAAGGTAAACGGCGATCCTATGAATCCGGCAGACTGGACCAAAACCCAGCAGCCTGTCTTTTCTATGAACGCCGAAAGCGGCGCTTATGGTACTGGTCATAACGGCTTCTTTAAATCGCCCGACGGCAAAGAAGACTGGATCATTTATCACGCCCGCAGCGGTCCTGGCGGTGGCAGCCGCAACGCCCGTATCCAAAAGTTCACCTGGAACGCCGACGGATCGCCTAACTTCGGCATCCCTGCCAAGATCGGCTTCCCGGTACAGAAGCCTTCTGGTGAACCTATACGCGAAGTGTACCGTACCGACAACTGGACCATCGCAGGCTACAGCTCCGAAGAACTCGTGAACGACCGCCTGTCGATCCGTTTGATCGATAACAACCCGTCCACCTTCTGGGTTAGTCGCTACTCCACCGCCCCGACCACCTACCCCGATCATTGGGTAACCGTAGACATGCAGGACACCATACCGGTAGACGGTTTCGTGTTCGTACAAAAGAGCGGCGACCGGAAAGTGAAGGACCTGGAGATCCTCGTCGGCAACGATAACCAGACCTGGGAGAGCGTGGGCACTATGCAGTTACTGGATTTGAGTCCGAACAGGCAGTACTACAAACTGCCCGCCCGCAAACAGTTCCGCTACTTCAAACTTGTACCTGTTAACGGCCACGACACCCAGGCACAACCTGGCCTTGCCGAAGCAGGCGCGTTCATTATGGCCGAATAA
- a CDS encoding hybrid sensor histidine kinase/response regulator transcription factor has translation MVKPWFVLALLIVGVGTPLCAAIPGPVSYIGREQGLSNNSVRCIYRDDNGYMWFGTYDGLNQYNGSGFKVFRNKLSDPFSLPHNYIYSITGDKQHQVLVGTGQGLVSYNSVSGRFTPVDCRMLNGQQFALKVHVNLLKTDKNGHVFVCTNGLGLMVRPNGQQVAVQAALPSGSPNVNAQCITFDDKGGAWVIIGDGGLYRYDHAKNALTLADTSIRSASAMAADKRGQLWVANGNGLYCYNMLTRTTTLRNKAFTDILSLHAAADGRLWIGTEGNGIMVLDPQTGDLTHLPAGRNGLSSESVHDMLSDPAGRMWIGTIKGGVNVIDPQKGRFQTISRNPQESNSLVSNFVSSFCEDGNLLYVGTDGGGMSIWDRRNDTYKNYKASPGGLSSNIINSIVKGPEGDIWMATFVGGINRYHPATGSFRQYKCINPLTKFENKSAWLLFLDRDKQLWATTFGAGKLYRYNRGTDEFEMFDDAFNDLLSMAQDADGMLWAGNYNYLIRIDAQKRKYDYFEIGKPVRAIHPDKQGGLWLGTEGGGLVLFKNEKIEKRYADGEGLCNNAVLNILEDAQGHLWLSTFDGLAKFDKSAGKFETFYQGDGLQGNQFLYNAALRLSSGELAFGGINGFNLFQPVKITANRPDAPVVISDLLVNNKPLEEQHITEMTGGVVRALEIPFHMGAFSASFAALEYSSPEKVHFSYKLEGWDKDWISPGSSRSMIYTNLHEGDYTLRVRATNADGALQTREFTMKIKVLPPWYRSWWAWLLYTFSAAGVAYAGLRYKTARQRMKYEIAIAHLDAARQQEDNERKLGFFTNIVHEFRTPLTLIINPVKDMIKQAEEEPEELQTVYRNARRLLSLVDQLMLFRKSESETEELHPTVLDCEAFCHDIYLCFIQQAKARQLDYVFRCDVPGLQLVADRQKIEIALYNLLSNAIKFTPVGGRIVFAVTLQDGQVVISVEDNGEGIPAAAGELLFNKFYQVHRKTGTIGFGIGLYLVKKLVTLHKGTVSYESKEGVGTTFTVTLPPGDVSVCPQTTVASRSQVLETLAEESSVAPKVRSRQEEVVSEKDTMLVVDDNEQMRDYIKKIFADKFLVHGAGSGPEAFDLASQLLPDIIISDVVMDGGDGIELCRRIKNTPALSHIPVILLSGSVLENTKQYGVSQGAEDFITKPFEKDFLVTKVENLLNARNSLQRYFYNEITLQQQTTRISPEYKSFIDDCIKILEAHLQDEDFSVKTLASALGMSHSKLYKRIKLVSGQTANGFIRFIRLRKAAELFINSDCNVSEAAYYVGMRDIKHFREQFNKTFGMNPSEYIGKYRKTLGKNYQLGTTVLHRGRK, from the coding sequence ATGGTAAAACCCTGGTTTGTACTCGCATTGCTCATCGTAGGCGTAGGCACGCCTTTGTGCGCCGCTATTCCCGGTCCGGTAAGTTATATCGGCAGGGAGCAGGGGCTGTCTAATAATTCGGTGCGGTGCATCTACAGGGACGATAACGGTTACATGTGGTTCGGTACGTACGATGGCCTCAATCAATACAACGGGTCGGGGTTTAAGGTGTTTCGTAATAAACTCTCTGATCCGTTCTCGCTGCCGCATAATTACATCTATTCTATTACGGGCGATAAACAACACCAGGTGCTGGTAGGTACCGGGCAGGGACTTGTATCCTATAACAGTGTTTCTGGCCGGTTTACGCCGGTGGACTGTCGCATGCTTAACGGACAGCAGTTTGCGCTTAAAGTGCACGTAAATCTCCTTAAAACAGATAAGAACGGGCATGTGTTCGTGTGTACGAATGGCCTAGGGTTGATGGTGCGGCCGAACGGGCAACAGGTGGCAGTACAGGCGGCGTTGCCCTCGGGTAGTCCGAATGTGAATGCGCAATGCATTACGTTTGATGATAAGGGCGGCGCATGGGTTATTATAGGCGATGGCGGCCTGTACCGGTACGATCATGCGAAAAATGCACTCACGCTTGCAGATACGAGCATACGCTCTGCATCGGCCATGGCGGCAGATAAACGCGGGCAATTGTGGGTGGCGAACGGGAACGGACTGTATTGTTATAATATGTTAACTCGTACGACTACACTACGTAATAAAGCGTTTACAGACATCCTCTCCCTGCACGCCGCAGCTGACGGCCGTTTATGGATAGGCACTGAAGGAAACGGGATCATGGTATTAGATCCGCAAACGGGCGATCTAACGCACCTGCCTGCCGGTCGCAACGGCTTGTCGAGCGAAAGTGTGCATGATATGTTAAGTGATCCCGCCGGCAGAATGTGGATCGGTACGATCAAAGGCGGCGTGAATGTGATCGATCCGCAGAAGGGACGGTTCCAGACGATCAGTCGTAATCCGCAGGAAAGTAACAGTCTTGTATCCAACTTTGTATCCAGCTTTTGTGAGGATGGGAACTTGCTCTATGTAGGTACAGACGGCGGCGGAATGAGTATATGGGACAGAAGGAACGACACATACAAGAACTACAAAGCTTCACCCGGTGGCCTTAGCAGCAATATCATCAACAGTATCGTGAAAGGCCCGGAAGGGGACATATGGATGGCGACGTTCGTCGGCGGTATTAACCGGTATCATCCGGCTACAGGCAGTTTCCGGCAATACAAGTGTATCAACCCACTTACGAAGTTTGAGAACAAAAGCGCCTGGCTGCTCTTTCTCGATCGCGACAAACAGTTATGGGCTACCACGTTTGGCGCAGGTAAGTTGTATCGCTATAACCGCGGCACCGACGAGTTCGAGATGTTCGACGATGCATTCAATGATTTGCTGTCGATGGCGCAGGATGCAGATGGTATGCTGTGGGCGGGCAACTATAATTACCTCATTCGCATCGATGCACAAAAGCGGAAGTATGATTACTTCGAGATAGGCAAGCCGGTACGGGCCATTCATCCGGATAAACAAGGTGGCCTCTGGCTGGGTACAGAAGGGGGCGGACTGGTGTTGTTCAAAAATGAGAAGATCGAAAAACGATATGCCGATGGCGAAGGGCTGTGTAATAACGCGGTATTAAATATTTTGGAAGATGCGCAGGGCCATTTGTGGCTCAGTACTTTCGATGGGCTTGCGAAGTTTGATAAATCGGCAGGCAAGTTCGAAACGTTTTACCAGGGCGATGGTTTGCAGGGCAACCAGTTTCTCTACAATGCGGCGCTGCGGCTTTCTTCCGGGGAACTGGCGTTTGGCGGCATCAATGGATTTAACCTGTTTCAACCTGTTAAAATTACAGCTAACCGGCCGGATGCGCCAGTTGTGATCAGCGATCTGCTGGTTAATAACAAACCGTTGGAAGAGCAGCACATTACGGAAATGACCGGCGGCGTTGTGCGTGCGTTGGAAATTCCATTTCATATGGGCGCTTTCTCCGCCAGTTTCGCGGCGCTGGAATATTCATCACCTGAAAAGGTGCATTTTTCCTACAAGCTGGAAGGGTGGGATAAAGACTGGATATCGCCGGGCAGCAGCCGGTCTATGATTTATACAAATCTGCATGAGGGGGACTATACGCTACGGGTGCGGGCTACCAATGCAGATGGTGCGCTGCAAACGCGCGAATTTACGATGAAGATCAAAGTGCTGCCACCGTGGTACCGCAGCTGGTGGGCCTGGCTGCTGTACACGTTTTCTGCAGCAGGCGTGGCTTATGCAGGCTTACGTTACAAAACGGCACGACAGCGCATGAAGTACGAGATAGCCATCGCACACCTGGATGCGGCGCGGCAACAAGAGGATAACGAACGCAAACTAGGCTTCTTCACGAATATCGTACACGAGTTTCGTACACCACTTACGCTGATCATTAACCCTGTGAAGGATATGATCAAACAGGCAGAGGAGGAGCCGGAGGAATTACAAACGGTGTATCGCAATGCGCGCAGACTTTTGAGCCTGGTAGATCAGTTGATGTTGTTCCGCAAATCGGAAAGCGAAACGGAGGAGCTGCATCCCACGGTGCTGGACTGTGAAGCATTTTGTCACGACATCTATCTCTGTTTTATACAACAGGCGAAAGCCAGGCAGCTAGACTATGTATTTCGCTGCGATGTACCGGGGCTACAGCTGGTAGCCGATCGTCAGAAGATCGAGATTGCATTATACAATTTACTTTCCAACGCGATCAAGTTCACGCCGGTAGGGGGCAGGATCGTATTTGCCGTGACGTTACAGGATGGGCAGGTGGTGATTAGCGTGGAAGATAACGGGGAAGGTATTCCTGCAGCAGCAGGCGAATTGCTGTTCAATAAGTTTTACCAGGTGCACCGTAAAACGGGTACGATCGGCTTCGGCATCGGTTTGTACCTGGTGAAGAAACTGGTGACGCTGCATAAGGGCACGGTATCTTATGAAAGTAAAGAAGGCGTGGGCACGACTTTTACGGTTACATTGCCGCCGGGCGATGTGAGTGTTTGTCCGCAAACCACTGTCGCCAGCCGCTCCCAGGTGTTGGAAACATTGGCGGAAGAATCCTCCGTTGCACCGAAAGTACGCAGTCGACAGGAGGAAGTGGTGTCTGAGAAAGATACGATGCTCGTAGTCGATGATAACGAGCAGATGCGCGACTACATCAAAAAGATATTTGCAGATAAGTTTCTCGTACATGGCGCCGGCAGCGGCCCCGAGGCATTCGACCTGGCCTCGCAGCTGCTGCCGGACATTATCATTTCTGATGTGGTGATGGATGGGGGAGATGGTATTGAATTATGCCGCCGCATCAAAAATACGCCTGCACTCAGTCACATTCCCGTTATCCTTTTATCTGGCAGTGTGCTGGAAAATACGAAGCAGTACGGCGTGTCGCAGGGGGCGGAGGATTTTATCACCAAACCTTTTGAGAAGGATTTCCTGGTCACGAAGGTGGAAAATCTGCTGAACGCGCGCAACAGTCTGCAACGCTACTTTTATAACGAGATTACCCTGCAACAGCAAACGACGCGTATTTCGCCGGAGTATAAATCTTTTATCGACGACTGTATAAAAATACTGGAGGCGCATCTGCAGGATGAAGACTTTTCCGTGAAAACGTTGGCATCCGCGCTGGGCATGAGTCATAGTAAGTTGTACAAACGGATCAAACTGGTATCAGGCCAAACCGCGAATGGATTTATTCGGTTTATCCGGCTGCGTAAAGCGGCGGAATTGTTTATCAACTCGGATTGCAACGTCAGTGAAGCCGCTTATTACGTAGGCATGCGCGATATCAAACATTTCCGCGAACAGTTCAATAAAACTTTCGGGATGAATCCCTCTGAATATATTGGAAAGTACCGTAAAACCCTGGGTAAAAATTACCAGTTAGGTACTACAGTATTGCACCGCGGGCGAAAATAA
- a CDS encoding family 43 glycosylhydrolase — translation MKNKNCTTLVAVLALFAMACQKEAPNKKELVKMDDARISAAPPLGTLIDGATYRIRSVASSAPAGPVVEVTGNSTAENQKIQQWWWFPNNGQRWKLVKIDASYYKLVNVKSDKCLESPSATSGDILQQATDDGSDSQAWSIAYSGSNNVFSLTNKATGMKMALDPQSTTPGAKIRQIDSVTGNQHLFNFHNLNFQNPLINASRPDPFVAEKDGYYYFMYTRGNNIGLRKTTSMSLLSNAPESVIWTPPAGTAYSSNIWAPELFFLSGKWYIYFAANDGTGDSHRMFVLENPNADPMTGTWTFKGKIFDSSDQWAIDGTILTVNGNNYFVWSGWESTASRYKQYLYLASMSNPWTINGPRIKISSPTNTWEKHEPNSIGAGVNEGPIMLQRDANSPVFIIYSASRYTSDNYCLAQIQLKAGGDPTVAADWINKKQVFVRNDANSVYGPGHNGFFTSAYTDPNGVAKKEHWFIYHARSVAATTNGQRSPRMQKITWNTDGSPNFGVAAATGVDMAVPVGE, via the coding sequence ATGAAAAACAAAAACTGCACAACACTTGTCGCCGTATTGGCCCTATTTGCCATGGCCTGTCAAAAAGAAGCACCCAACAAAAAGGAACTGGTTAAAATGGATGATGCCCGCATCAGCGCAGCGCCCCCGCTCGGTACGTTGATCGATGGTGCCACCTATCGCATCCGCAGTGTAGCATCTTCTGCACCAGCCGGCCCCGTTGTGGAGGTTACCGGTAACTCCACTGCCGAAAACCAAAAGATCCAGCAGTGGTGGTGGTTTCCTAACAACGGGCAGCGATGGAAACTGGTGAAGATAGATGCAAGCTATTACAAACTGGTAAACGTTAAAAGCGACAAATGCCTCGAATCCCCATCTGCCACTTCGGGCGATATTCTGCAGCAGGCGACCGACGATGGGAGCGACTCACAGGCTTGGTCAATTGCTTATTCAGGAAGTAACAATGTGTTTTCGCTCACCAACAAAGCTACGGGCATGAAGATGGCATTAGACCCGCAAAGCACGACGCCCGGTGCGAAGATTCGACAGATAGATTCCGTTACGGGCAATCAGCACCTGTTCAACTTTCACAACCTCAATTTCCAGAACCCGCTGATCAATGCCAGCAGGCCCGATCCGTTCGTTGCAGAAAAAGATGGTTACTATTACTTCATGTACACCAGGGGGAATAACATTGGTCTGAGGAAAACCACCTCTATGTCATTGCTGTCAAATGCCCCCGAATCCGTGATCTGGACGCCGCCTGCAGGCACTGCCTACTCGTCCAACATCTGGGCGCCCGAACTATTTTTCTTATCCGGGAAATGGTACATCTATTTCGCTGCGAACGACGGCACCGGCGATTCGCACCGCATGTTCGTATTGGAAAACCCCAATGCCGATCCTATGACCGGCACCTGGACGTTTAAAGGAAAGATCTTCGACTCCAGCGACCAGTGGGCCATTGATGGCACCATTCTCACTGTAAACGGCAATAACTATTTTGTATGGTCAGGTTGGGAGAGCACTGCCAGCCGGTATAAACAATATTTGTACCTGGCTTCCATGTCAAATCCCTGGACGATCAACGGACCAAGAATAAAAATTTCTTCTCCGACCAATACCTGGGAAAAACACGAACCCAATTCAATTGGCGCAGGCGTAAATGAAGGCCCCATCATGCTGCAGCGCGATGCGAACAGCCCGGTGTTTATCATCTATTCCGCCAGCCGTTATACCAGTGACAACTATTGCCTGGCCCAAATACAACTCAAAGCCGGAGGAGATCCTACGGTAGCGGCAGATTGGATCAACAAGAAGCAGGTGTTTGTCCGCAATGATGCCAACTCCGTTTACGGACCAGGGCACAACGGCTTTTTCACCAGTGCTTATACCGATCCTAATGGCGTTGCGAAAAAGGAGCACTGGTTCATCTATCACGCACGCAGTGTGGCCGCTACTACCAATGGTCAACGTTCGCCGAGGATGCAGAAGATTACCTGGAATACGGACGGTTCGCCCAACTTTGGCGTGGCTGCGGCTACCGGGGTTGATATGGCGGTCCCGGTAGGGGAATAG
- a CDS encoding sulfatase-like hydrolase/transferase, translating to MKKMLLVTLLFAPMHYLQAQSPVKPNVVIILTDDMGVGDIACYGGQLVPTPNIDQMARNGLMCTQYYSAAPICSPSRAGLLTGQYPGRWNFATYLDNKKHNRDAEQADYLDPKAPSIARIFKNAGYATAHFGKWHLGGGRDVKDAPGFEQYGIDEHSSTYESPDPDPLLTATNWIWSDKDSIKRWDRSTYFVDKALDFLQRHRDQPCFINLWPDDVHTPWVPDAEQHPSNREEEAALVAVMKEYDMQIGRFLSELKRHGLDKNTIVIFTSDNGPLPSFRGKRAAGLRGTKLSLYEGGTRMPFIVNWTGHVKAGSVDHTSPIHATDLLPTLASMAGVSLPKNYKGDGIDRSRVLLGQPAARKQEMYWEYGRNTIAYRYPRAQDKSPQLAVRSGDWKLLMNHDGSGVELYNIVKDKTEAVNLADKEAKVVGALKEKLLKWWEALPKLKTS from the coding sequence ATGAAAAAAATGCTCCTCGTTACACTATTGTTTGCACCAATGCATTACCTGCAGGCCCAGTCGCCAGTTAAACCTAATGTGGTCATCATTCTCACCGACGATATGGGTGTGGGCGATATTGCCTGCTACGGCGGGCAGTTGGTACCTACCCCGAACATCGACCAGATGGCCAGGAACGGCCTGATGTGTACGCAATATTATAGTGCCGCCCCTATTTGCTCGCCTTCCCGGGCAGGATTACTAACGGGTCAGTACCCCGGCCGCTGGAATTTCGCCACCTATCTCGATAACAAAAAACATAACCGGGACGCCGAACAGGCCGACTACCTCGATCCAAAGGCGCCTTCTATCGCCCGGATCTTTAAAAACGCCGGCTATGCAACGGCGCATTTCGGCAAGTGGCATCTTGGTGGCGGAAGGGATGTAAAGGATGCACCGGGTTTTGAACAATATGGGATCGATGAACATAGCAGCACATACGAAAGCCCCGATCCGGATCCGTTACTGACCGCAACCAACTGGATATGGTCAGATAAAGATTCGATCAAACGTTGGGACCGCAGCACGTATTTCGTAGATAAGGCACTGGACTTCCTGCAACGCCACCGCGACCAGCCCTGTTTCATTAATCTTTGGCCGGATGACGTACATACGCCGTGGGTGCCAGATGCGGAGCAGCATCCCTCCAACCGGGAAGAGGAAGCGGCATTGGTCGCCGTTATGAAGGAATACGATATGCAGATCGGGCGCTTCTTATCCGAACTGAAACGACACGGGTTAGACAAAAATACGATCGTCATTTTTACCAGCGATAACGGTCCGCTGCCCTCCTTCCGCGGTAAACGGGCAGCAGGCTTGCGTGGCACCAAGTTGTCGCTTTACGAAGGCGGTACCCGGATGCCTTTCATCGTGAACTGGACGGGCCACGTAAAAGCCGGCAGCGTTGATCACACCTCGCCCATTCACGCCACAGACCTCCTACCCACATTGGCGTCGATGGCCGGAGTATCCTTGCCCAAAAACTATAAAGGCGACGGCATTGACCGCAGCCGTGTACTACTCGGCCAACCCGCTGCCCGCAAGCAGGAAATGTACTGGGAGTATGGCCGCAACACTATTGCGTATCGCTATCCCCGTGCGCAGGACAAAAGCCCGCAACTGGCAGTACGCTCCGGCGACTGGAAATTACTCATGAACCACGATGGCAGCGGGGTGGAGTTATACAATATCGTCAAAGACAAAACGGAAGCGGTGAACCTGGCGGACAAAGAAGCGAAAGTAGTTGGCGCGCTAAAGGAGAAGCTGCTGAAATGGTGGGAGGCGTTGCCGAAACTGAAGACGTCCTAA